The Methanomicrobiales archaeon genome contains the following window.
GGAAGTCCACCAGCGGTTCGGCGCTGTTCTTCGTGATGATCCGCAGCACGACCGTGCCGATGGAGAGGCGGTCCTCGATCGTCATGCCGACGAAGTTGCCCATCGCGAATCCGCCCGCGTAGGCGATGTAGGAGAGGGGGTTGTCCAGGTTCCGCATGATCTGGCCGATCGCCATCAGCCAGATGGAGATCTCGAAGAACCCCAGGATGGGCGCCAGCGTGCGGAGGCCCCGGGAGACGAAGATGATCCGGATCGTCCCCATGCTCACGTCGACGATCCGCGCGCAGAAGATGAGGAGAGGCAGGATCACCCACGCGAACAGGTCAGAGTGTACAACGAACGAGTAATCCACCGGCGCTTTCCCCTCCGATCAGGATGG
Protein-coding sequences here:
- a CDS encoding DUF2179 domain-containing protein — its product is MDYSFVVHSDLFAWVILPLLIFCARIVDVSMGTIRIIFVSRGLRTLAPILGFFEISIWLMAIGQIMRNLDNPLSYIAYAGGFAMGNFVGMTIEDRLSIGTVVLRIITKNSAEPLVDFLKKEHYGVTTIDGDGAYGKVKIIFSVIGRQDIPRVVEKIQQFNPHAFYSIEDVRHVNEGVFPVKEPGYLRSHLPWFRQISKGK